A portion of the Malania oleifera isolate guangnan ecotype guangnan chromosome 3, ASM2987363v1, whole genome shotgun sequence genome contains these proteins:
- the LOC131152420 gene encoding probable protein phosphatase 2C 60 isoform X3, whose translation MGIYLSTPKTEKLSEDGENDGLRYGLSSMQGWRATMEDAHAAYPVLDASTSFFGVYDGHGGKVVAKFCAKYLHQQVLKNEAYSAGDIVTSVQKAFFRMDEMMRGQRGWRELAVLGDKINKFTGMIEGLIWSPRGSDGNDQVDDWAFEEGPHSDFSGPTSGSTACVAIVRNNQLVVANAGDSRCVISRKGQAYNLSRDHKPELEVEKERILKAGGFIHGGRVNGSLNLARAIGDMEFKQNKFLPAEKQIVTANPDINTVELCDDDDFLVLACDGIWDCMSSQQLVDFIHEQLISESKLSVVCERVLDRCLAPSTAGGEGCDNMTMILVQFKKPIQSKTPLAEQQPTASSDDAKPSE comes from the exons atgggtatatatctaagCACTCCCAAAACTGAAAAGTTGTCTGAAGATGGTGAGAATGATGGGCTTAGATACGGTTTATCATCCATGCAAGGGTGGCGGGCAACCATGGAAGATGCT catgctgcatatcctgttctggatgcttccacttcattctttggagtttatgatggacatggag GTAAGGTGGTAGCAAAGTTCTGTGCCAAGTATCTTCACCAACAAGTTCTCAAGAATGAAGCATACTCAGCTGGAGATATAGTAACTTCTGTCCAGAAAGCTTTTTTCAG AATGGATGAAATGATGCGTGGGCAAAGAGGGTGGAGGGAACTGGCTGTTCTAGGAGATAAAATAAACAAGTTTACTGGCATGATAGAAGGATTGATATGGTCTCCAAGGGGCAGTGATGGTAATGACCAGGTTGATGATTGGGCGTTTGAGGAG GGGCCTCACTCTGATTTTTCTGGACCAACTTCTGGGAGTACAGCTTGTGTTGCAATTGTTAGAAACAACCAACTTGTTGTTGCAAATGCCGGAGATTCTCGTTGTGTAATATCTAGAAAGGGTCAG GCATACAACCTATCCCGAGATCATAAACCCGAGCTTGAGGTTGAGAAGGAAAGGATATTAAAAGCTGGTGGCTTTATCCATGGAGGACGCGTTAATGGCAGTTTAAATCTTGCAAGAGCAATAG GTGACATGGAATTCAAGCAGAATAAATTTTTGCCTGCAGAAAAACAGATTGTTACTGCCAATCCAGATATAAACACT GTTGAGCTCTGTGATGATGATGACTTTCTTGTGCTAGCATGTGATGGTATATG GGACTGCATGTCAAGCCAGCAACTGGTGGATTTTATACATGAGCAGCTGATCTCG GAAAGCAAGCTTTCTGTGGTATGCGAGCGAGTACTCGACAGGTGTTTGGCACCATCAACGGCTGGGGGTGAGGGGTGTGACAACATGACCATGATCCTGGTGCAGTTCAAGAAACCCATCCAGTCCAAAACTCCATTGGCAGAGCAGCAGCCCACCGCATCATCTGATGATGCAAAACCGTCGGAGTGA
- the LOC131152420 gene encoding probable protein phosphatase 2C 60 isoform X1: MEHSFLFIKCRHQRCPNRAVFWLISMLEMGIYLSTPKTEKLSEDGENDGLRYGLSSMQGWRATMEDAHAAYPVLDASTSFFGVYDGHGGKVVAKFCAKYLHQQVLKNEAYSAGDIVTSVQKAFFRMDEMMRGQRGWRELAVLGDKINKFTGMIEGLIWSPRGSDGNDQVDDWAFEEGPHSDFSGPTSGSTACVAIVRNNQLVVANAGDSRCVISRKGQAYNLSRDHKPELEVEKERILKAGGFIHGGRVNGSLNLARAIGDMEFKQNKFLPAEKQIVTANPDINTVELCDDDDFLVLACDGIWDCMSSQQLVDFIHEQLISESKLSVVCERVLDRCLAPSTAGGEGCDNMTMILVQFKKPIQSKTPLAEQQPTASSDDAKPSE; this comes from the exons ATGGAGCATTCATTTTTGTTTATAAAATGCAGACACCAGAGATGTCCAAACCGTGCTGTCTTCTGGTTAATATCAATG ctagagatgggtatatatctaagCACTCCCAAAACTGAAAAGTTGTCTGAAGATGGTGAGAATGATGGGCTTAGATACGGTTTATCATCCATGCAAGGGTGGCGGGCAACCATGGAAGATGCT catgctgcatatcctgttctggatgcttccacttcattctttggagtttatgatggacatggag GTAAGGTGGTAGCAAAGTTCTGTGCCAAGTATCTTCACCAACAAGTTCTCAAGAATGAAGCATACTCAGCTGGAGATATAGTAACTTCTGTCCAGAAAGCTTTTTTCAG AATGGATGAAATGATGCGTGGGCAAAGAGGGTGGAGGGAACTGGCTGTTCTAGGAGATAAAATAAACAAGTTTACTGGCATGATAGAAGGATTGATATGGTCTCCAAGGGGCAGTGATGGTAATGACCAGGTTGATGATTGGGCGTTTGAGGAG GGGCCTCACTCTGATTTTTCTGGACCAACTTCTGGGAGTACAGCTTGTGTTGCAATTGTTAGAAACAACCAACTTGTTGTTGCAAATGCCGGAGATTCTCGTTGTGTAATATCTAGAAAGGGTCAG GCATACAACCTATCCCGAGATCATAAACCCGAGCTTGAGGTTGAGAAGGAAAGGATATTAAAAGCTGGTGGCTTTATCCATGGAGGACGCGTTAATGGCAGTTTAAATCTTGCAAGAGCAATAG GTGACATGGAATTCAAGCAGAATAAATTTTTGCCTGCAGAAAAACAGATTGTTACTGCCAATCCAGATATAAACACT GTTGAGCTCTGTGATGATGATGACTTTCTTGTGCTAGCATGTGATGGTATATG GGACTGCATGTCAAGCCAGCAACTGGTGGATTTTATACATGAGCAGCTGATCTCG GAAAGCAAGCTTTCTGTGGTATGCGAGCGAGTACTCGACAGGTGTTTGGCACCATCAACGGCTGGGGGTGAGGGGTGTGACAACATGACCATGATCCTGGTGCAGTTCAAGAAACCCATCCAGTCCAAAACTCCATTGGCAGAGCAGCAGCCCACCGCATCATCTGATGATGCAAAACCGTCGGAGTGA
- the LOC131152420 gene encoding probable protein phosphatase 2C 60 isoform X2, protein MLEMGIYLSTPKTEKLSEDGENDGLRYGLSSMQGWRATMEDAHAAYPVLDASTSFFGVYDGHGGKVVAKFCAKYLHQQVLKNEAYSAGDIVTSVQKAFFRMDEMMRGQRGWRELAVLGDKINKFTGMIEGLIWSPRGSDGNDQVDDWAFEEGPHSDFSGPTSGSTACVAIVRNNQLVVANAGDSRCVISRKGQAYNLSRDHKPELEVEKERILKAGGFIHGGRVNGSLNLARAIGDMEFKQNKFLPAEKQIVTANPDINTVELCDDDDFLVLACDGIWDCMSSQQLVDFIHEQLISESKLSVVCERVLDRCLAPSTAGGEGCDNMTMILVQFKKPIQSKTPLAEQQPTASSDDAKPSE, encoded by the exons ATG ctagagatgggtatatatctaagCACTCCCAAAACTGAAAAGTTGTCTGAAGATGGTGAGAATGATGGGCTTAGATACGGTTTATCATCCATGCAAGGGTGGCGGGCAACCATGGAAGATGCT catgctgcatatcctgttctggatgcttccacttcattctttggagtttatgatggacatggag GTAAGGTGGTAGCAAAGTTCTGTGCCAAGTATCTTCACCAACAAGTTCTCAAGAATGAAGCATACTCAGCTGGAGATATAGTAACTTCTGTCCAGAAAGCTTTTTTCAG AATGGATGAAATGATGCGTGGGCAAAGAGGGTGGAGGGAACTGGCTGTTCTAGGAGATAAAATAAACAAGTTTACTGGCATGATAGAAGGATTGATATGGTCTCCAAGGGGCAGTGATGGTAATGACCAGGTTGATGATTGGGCGTTTGAGGAG GGGCCTCACTCTGATTTTTCTGGACCAACTTCTGGGAGTACAGCTTGTGTTGCAATTGTTAGAAACAACCAACTTGTTGTTGCAAATGCCGGAGATTCTCGTTGTGTAATATCTAGAAAGGGTCAG GCATACAACCTATCCCGAGATCATAAACCCGAGCTTGAGGTTGAGAAGGAAAGGATATTAAAAGCTGGTGGCTTTATCCATGGAGGACGCGTTAATGGCAGTTTAAATCTTGCAAGAGCAATAG GTGACATGGAATTCAAGCAGAATAAATTTTTGCCTGCAGAAAAACAGATTGTTACTGCCAATCCAGATATAAACACT GTTGAGCTCTGTGATGATGATGACTTTCTTGTGCTAGCATGTGATGGTATATG GGACTGCATGTCAAGCCAGCAACTGGTGGATTTTATACATGAGCAGCTGATCTCG GAAAGCAAGCTTTCTGTGGTATGCGAGCGAGTACTCGACAGGTGTTTGGCACCATCAACGGCTGGGGGTGAGGGGTGTGACAACATGACCATGATCCTGGTGCAGTTCAAGAAACCCATCCAGTCCAAAACTCCATTGGCAGAGCAGCAGCCCACCGCATCATCTGATGATGCAAAACCGTCGGAGTGA